The Deinococcus hopiensis KR-140 genome has a window encoding:
- the hutU gene encoding urocanate hydratase, with protein sequence MTDVASPSAPVIRAPRGSEKTAKGWIQEAAKRMLMNNLDPEVAENPGELIVYGGRGKAARNWDAFHRIVETLDRLNDDETLLIQSGKPVAVLRTHEWAPRVLLANSNLVPHWATWEEFDRLDQAGLMMYGQMTAGSWIYIGTQGILQGTYETFASAGRKHFGGSLKGTITVTAGLGGMGGAQPLAVKLAGGVSINVEIDPHRIERRLETRYLDEVADSLADAIQRAERYKAQGVARSIGLLGNAAELVPMLVEMDWTPDLVTDQTSAHDPMWGYIPVLQPDEDADKLRAEQPEAYRQRAYEAMANHVRAILELQKRGAVAFDYGNNLRHRAREAGVENAFDYPGFVPAFIRDSFCEGRGPFRWVALSGDPEDIRATDRALLDLFPEDERLQAWLTYAADQIAFQGLPARICWLGYKERDRAALLFNEMVADGRLKAPIVIGRDHLDAGSVASPYRETEAMKDGSDAVSDWALLNFGVGIASGAAWMSFHHGGGVGLGFSQHAGLVALADGTPEAAARLARCLTNDPGMGVIRHADAGYEKALDVAQERGLDLPSLGIEDASKGQR encoded by the coding sequence ATGACTGACGTTGCCTCCCCCAGTGCCCCTGTAATTCGCGCGCCCCGTGGCTCCGAGAAGACCGCCAAGGGCTGGATTCAGGAAGCCGCCAAGCGGATGTTGATGAACAACCTCGACCCGGAGGTGGCCGAGAACCCCGGCGAACTGATCGTGTACGGCGGACGCGGCAAAGCGGCGCGGAACTGGGACGCCTTTCACCGGATCGTGGAGACGCTGGACCGCCTCAATGACGACGAGACGCTGCTGATCCAGTCGGGCAAGCCGGTGGCTGTCCTGCGGACGCACGAGTGGGCGCCGCGCGTGCTGCTCGCCAACTCCAACCTGGTGCCCCACTGGGCGACGTGGGAGGAGTTCGACAGGCTCGATCAGGCGGGGCTGATGATGTACGGCCAGATGACGGCCGGAAGCTGGATCTACATCGGGACCCAGGGCATCCTCCAGGGCACCTACGAGACCTTTGCCAGCGCGGGGAGAAAGCACTTTGGCGGTTCTCTGAAGGGCACCATCACCGTCACAGCGGGCCTGGGCGGTATGGGCGGCGCGCAACCGCTGGCGGTCAAGCTCGCGGGCGGCGTGAGCATCAACGTCGAGATCGATCCGCACCGCATTGAGCGCCGCCTGGAAACGCGCTACCTGGACGAGGTGGCCGACAGCCTCGCGGACGCGATTCAGCGCGCTGAGCGCTACAAGGCGCAGGGCGTGGCCCGCTCCATCGGCCTGCTGGGCAACGCCGCTGAACTCGTCCCCATGCTCGTGGAGATGGACTGGACCCCAGACCTCGTGACCGACCAGACGAGCGCCCACGATCCCATGTGGGGCTACATCCCAGTCCTCCAGCCCGACGAGGACGCCGACAAACTGCGCGCTGAGCAGCCCGAAGCGTACCGCCAGCGGGCCTACGAGGCGATGGCGAACCACGTCCGGGCCATTCTGGAACTGCAAAAGCGCGGCGCTGTGGCCTTCGACTACGGCAACAACCTGCGCCACCGGGCGCGCGAGGCAGGGGTGGAAAACGCCTTCGACTACCCCGGCTTCGTGCCCGCATTTATCCGCGACTCCTTCTGCGAGGGGCGGGGCCCGTTCCGCTGGGTGGCCCTCTCCGGCGATCCCGAGGACATCCGGGCGACGGACCGGGCGCTGCTCGACCTCTTCCCCGAAGACGAGCGGCTGCAGGCGTGGCTGACCTACGCTGCCGACCAGATCGCTTTCCAGGGCCTGCCCGCGCGCATCTGCTGGCTGGGCTACAAGGAGCGCGACCGCGCCGCCCTGCTGTTCAACGAGATGGTGGCCGACGGCCGCCTGAAGGCCCCCATCGTGATCGGGCGCGACCACCTCGACGCGGGCAGTGTCGCCAGCCCCTACCGGGAGACCGAAGCGATGAAGGACGGCTCGGACGCCGTAAGCGACTGGGCGCTGCTGAATTTCGGTGTGGGTATCGCGTCGGGTGCGGCTTGGATGAGCTTTCACCATGGCGGCGGCGTGGGCCTGGGCTTCTCGCAGCACGCCGGACTGGTGGCGCTGGCCGACGGCACGCCCGAGGCCGCCGCCCGCCTCGCCCGCTGCCTGACGAACGACCCCGGCATGGGCGTGATTCGCCACGCTGACGCGGGGTATGAGAAGGCGCTGGACGTGGCGCAGGAGCGGGGGCTGGACCTGCCGAGTCTGGGCATTGAGGATGCCAGCAAAGGGCAACGCTGA
- a CDS encoding IclR family transcriptional regulator, translating to MPRTLATVDSAVRVLEAFDADRTEWTLTALAVHLGEATSTLHEQLTTLTAGGLLMRVGRGRYRLGWRLLKLSSALYGSVPWYAPAHDAMNALARGTHLLAFLCVLEAGQDQAQVLCIARSVQGRDGPPVVGETDFVLPPHATASGKLLYALAGLDLPPDAPRFTPHTLAAPWPEEARRIRLDRLALTRDEWAVGTSGLAVPLVGEGGKVIAALGLSLPTARLREQERLTRRLRDAADGVAWTLGHRPGS from the coding sequence GTGCCCCGCACCCTCGCCACCGTGGACAGCGCCGTCCGTGTGCTCGAAGCCTTCGACGCAGACCGCACCGAGTGGACCCTGACGGCCCTCGCGGTCCATCTCGGCGAGGCCACCTCCACCCTCCACGAGCAGCTCACCACGCTGACGGCGGGCGGGCTGCTGATGCGGGTGGGACGGGGGCGCTACCGACTGGGCTGGCGGCTGCTCAAGCTCTCCAGCGCGCTCTACGGCTCGGTGCCGTGGTACGCGCCGGCGCACGACGCGATGAACGCCCTGGCGCGAGGAACGCACCTGCTCGCCTTTCTCTGCGTGCTGGAAGCCGGTCAGGATCAGGCGCAGGTCCTGTGCATCGCCCGCTCCGTGCAGGGACGGGACGGGCCGCCGGTGGTGGGAGAAACCGACTTCGTGCTGCCGCCCCACGCCACGGCGAGCGGCAAGCTGCTGTACGCCCTGGCGGGTCTGGACCTTCCTCCAGACGCTCCCCGCTTCACCCCACACACCCTGGCGGCGCCCTGGCCGGAGGAAGCCCGCCGAATCCGCTTGGACCGCCTGGCCCTGACGCGGGACGAGTGGGCGGTGGGCACGAGCGGGCTGGCCGTGCCCCTGGTGGGCGAGGGGGGAAAGGTGATCGCCGCCCTGGGCCTGAGCCTGCCCACCGCCCGGCTGCGGGAACAGGAACGCCTGACCCGGCGGCTGCGTGACGCGGCGGACGGGGTGGCCTGGACGCTGGGGCACCGTCCGGGGTCTTGA
- a CDS encoding sensor domain-containing diguanylate cyclase codes for MHLRTLISRNLTGLSVILALAGALVLYSIQRNLSDSATLRELQGGSQQIETVLQHIVDLETGVRGYIITGNDVFLEPYDRGRALLPGEFSALSRFLAEQASQKQMERLSNVQALLDRWFRDVATPEIETRRANGFSAGEAARSQAGKRLVDSMRQELAGMQAALQAQTVQMQRDATFSLRLVQGLVLLAFALVAGASALIGTNLSRRLGQALEGLSRVTRRVAAGHYDERAPRSDVYEVQEVAGHFNEMAAAIQTSQAEVQERHAALERQHEQVARLSEDAGRLAELTDTLQACYTLAEGYAVLQGMLPHIFPGWSGTVSVIAASRNLLTVQVSWGEARWRTPDLTSTPDMCWALRKGRTYTREHPITMSCIQQAPGHTHAYLCIPLVAQGETLGSLRLSADDPEQSSKETARARNFAEAVARQIALSIASLQLRDTLRNQSIRDALTGAFNRRYLEETLSRELVSAERNRRALSVLALDIDHFKRFNDTFGHDGGDAMLVAVAQEMQDFFRAEDVVCRYGGEEFVVVLLDTAHEDALARANGFRQAVHGLRVNLRGQPLGQVSVSIGVSTFPGDGTTPEGLVSAADEALYEAKRQGRDRVVSVSQLPAQGAIVPDMPKPQG; via the coding sequence ATGCATCTGCGAACCCTCATCTCCCGCAACCTGACGGGCCTGTCGGTCATCCTGGCCCTGGCAGGCGCGCTCGTGCTGTACAGCATTCAGCGCAACCTGAGCGACTCGGCCACCCTCCGCGAGCTGCAGGGGGGAAGCCAACAGATCGAGACGGTCTTGCAGCACATCGTGGACCTGGAAACGGGGGTGCGCGGGTACATCATCACGGGCAACGACGTCTTTCTAGAACCGTACGACCGGGGACGCGCGTTGTTGCCCGGTGAGTTCTCGGCACTCAGCAGATTTCTGGCCGAGCAGGCCAGTCAGAAGCAGATGGAACGCCTGAGCAACGTGCAGGCGCTGCTCGACCGATGGTTCCGTGACGTGGCCACGCCCGAGATCGAGACGCGGCGGGCGAACGGTTTCTCAGCGGGTGAAGCGGCCCGGTCGCAAGCGGGCAAACGCCTGGTGGACAGCATGCGGCAGGAACTGGCGGGGATGCAGGCCGCGCTTCAGGCCCAGACCGTACAGATGCAGCGTGACGCCACCTTCAGCCTGCGCCTGGTACAGGGGTTGGTGCTGCTCGCCTTTGCGTTGGTGGCGGGAGCTTCGGCGCTGATCGGCACCAATCTCTCGCGGCGGCTGGGACAGGCGCTGGAGGGGTTGAGCCGGGTGACGCGGCGCGTTGCGGCCGGACACTACGACGAGCGCGCGCCGCGCAGCGACGTATACGAGGTGCAGGAGGTCGCGGGGCACTTCAACGAGATGGCGGCCGCCATTCAGACGAGCCAGGCCGAGGTGCAGGAGCGGCACGCAGCCCTGGAGCGGCAGCACGAGCAGGTCGCGCGCCTGAGTGAGGACGCCGGGCGGCTCGCCGAGCTGACCGATACCCTGCAGGCCTGCTACACGCTGGCCGAGGGGTACGCCGTACTTCAGGGCATGTTGCCGCACATCTTCCCAGGCTGGAGCGGCACCGTCAGTGTAATCGCCGCGTCGCGCAACCTGCTCACCGTGCAGGTGAGCTGGGGCGAGGCCCGCTGGCGCACACCGGACCTGACCTCCACGCCCGACATGTGCTGGGCGCTGCGCAAGGGCCGGACCTACACCCGCGAGCATCCCATCACCATGTCGTGCATCCAGCAGGCCCCAGGGCACACCCACGCCTACCTGTGCATTCCCCTCGTCGCGCAGGGCGAGACGCTCGGTTCACTGCGGCTGAGCGCCGACGACCCCGAGCAGAGCTCCAAGGAAACGGCCCGGGCCCGCAACTTTGCCGAGGCCGTCGCCCGGCAGATCGCGCTGTCCATCGCCAGCCTGCAACTGCGCGACACGCTGCGCAACCAGAGCATTCGTGACGCCCTGACCGGGGCCTTTAACCGCCGGTACCTCGAAGAAACCCTGTCGCGCGAACTCGTGAGCGCGGAGCGCAACCGACGCGCCCTCAGCGTGCTGGCGCTGGACATCGACCACTTCAAGCGCTTTAACGACACCTTCGGACACGATGGAGGCGACGCGATGCTCGTGGCCGTGGCCCAGGAGATGCAGGACTTTTTCCGTGCCGAGGACGTGGTGTGCCGCTACGGCGGCGAGGAGTTCGTGGTGGTGCTGCTCGACACGGCCCATGAGGACGCCCTCGCCCGCGCCAACGGTTTTCGGCAGGCGGTCCACGGCCTGCGGGTCAACCTGCGCGGGCAGCCGCTCGGGCAGGTCAGCGTGTCCATCGGCGTCTCGACCTTCCCGGGAGACGGCACCACCCCCGAGGGCCTGGTCTCGGCCGCCGACGAGGCCCTGTACGAAGCCAAGCGCCAGGGCCGCGACCGGGTGGTGAGCGTGTCGCAACTTCCGGCCCAGGGCGCAATTGTGCCGGACATGCCCAAGCCCCAGGGCTGA
- a CDS encoding Gfo/Idh/MocA family protein: protein MRPLKLRMGMVGGGQGAFIGAVHRMAATLDGEIELVAGALSSTPERSRASGEALGLPDERNYGSWQDMLAGELAREDRIDLVAIVTPNHLHYPVAKAFAEAGIHVVCDKPLVHTSEQAQDLVRVVNASGVVFAVTYNYTGYPMVKQARHMVRTGQLGDIRKVAVEYRQGWLAGPLEGNKQADWRTDPSRSGLGGAVGDIGTHAENLMSAVTGLELEAVCADLTAFVPGRMLDDDASALLRFRGGAKGILTVSQVEIGGENDLRLRVHGTKGSLSWRQEDPNRLLFDSLDAPQQVLTRSGPGLCGEAQGATRLPAGHPEGFIEAFANVYRAAATHIRAKAEGREYTPDYPTVEDGARGVRFIEKMVESSGSAEKWTVLD, encoded by the coding sequence GTGAGGCCCCTCAAGCTCCGCATGGGCATGGTGGGCGGCGGTCAGGGGGCCTTTATCGGAGCCGTTCACCGCATGGCGGCCACCCTGGACGGCGAGATCGAACTCGTGGCGGGGGCGCTGTCGAGCACGCCGGAACGTTCGCGGGCATCGGGAGAGGCGCTGGGACTGCCGGACGAGCGCAACTACGGCAGTTGGCAGGACATGCTGGCGGGCGAGCTGGCGCGCGAGGACCGCATCGATCTGGTGGCGATCGTCACCCCCAACCACCTGCACTACCCGGTGGCAAAGGCGTTTGCCGAAGCCGGAATCCACGTCGTCTGTGACAAACCCCTGGTGCATACCTCAGAACAGGCCCAGGACCTGGTGCGGGTGGTCAATGCGTCGGGGGTGGTCTTCGCCGTCACCTACAACTACACCGGCTACCCGATGGTGAAGCAGGCGCGGCACATGGTCCGCACGGGACAGCTGGGTGACATCCGTAAGGTCGCCGTGGAATACCGCCAGGGCTGGCTGGCTGGCCCCCTGGAAGGCAACAAACAGGCCGACTGGCGCACCGATCCCTCTCGCAGCGGATTGGGGGGCGCAGTCGGCGACATCGGCACCCACGCCGAGAACCTGATGAGCGCCGTGACGGGCCTGGAACTGGAAGCGGTCTGCGCGGACCTGACGGCTTTTGTTCCGGGCCGAATGCTGGACGACGACGCCTCGGCGCTGCTGCGCTTCCGGGGGGGGGCCAAAGGTATCCTGACGGTCTCGCAGGTGGAGATCGGCGGCGAGAACGACCTGCGCCTGCGCGTTCACGGCACGAAGGGCAGCCTGAGCTGGCGGCAGGAGGACCCCAACCGCCTGCTGTTCGATTCATTGGACGCTCCGCAGCAGGTGCTGACGCGCAGCGGCCCCGGTCTGTGTGGGGAAGCGCAGGGGGCCACTCGACTCCCCGCAGGGCACCCCGAGGGCTTTATCGAGGCCTTTGCCAACGTGTACCGGGCCGCCGCCACGCACATCCGGGCCAAGGCAGAGGGCCGGGAATACACGCCTGATTACCCCACAGTGGAGGACGGCGCGCGGGGAGTGCGCTTCATCGAGAAGATGGTGGAAAGTAGCGGCAGCGCAGAGAAGTGGACGGTGCTGGACTGA
- a CDS encoding sugar phosphate isomerase/epimerase family protein yields the protein MARPVTLFTGQWADLPLTELAPLARQMGYSGLELACWGDHFDVQRALAEEGYARERRELLADHGLVCHAISNHLVGQAVCDLVDERHREIVPGHVWGDGDPEGVRQRAAEEMMDTARAAQKLGVGVVNGFTGSSIWHATYAFPPTSQTYWDAGFQDFARRWTPILDVFAEVGVNFALEVHPTEIAFDLATSARALEAVNRHPRFGFNYDPSHLAYQGVDYVKFIRTFGERIFHAHMKDVWWGHGNGDVGVFGGHTTFGDPRRFWDFRSVGRGDVNFEEVIVALNDAGYRGPLSVEWEDARMDRIHGATESAAFVRRLDFEPPATAFDAAFARTEETK from the coding sequence ATGGCAAGACCCGTCACGCTCTTTACCGGCCAGTGGGCCGATCTGCCCCTCACCGAACTCGCGCCCCTCGCCCGGCAGATGGGCTACAGCGGCCTGGAACTCGCCTGCTGGGGAGACCACTTTGACGTCCAGCGGGCCCTGGCCGAGGAGGGCTACGCGCGCGAACGGCGCGAACTCCTCGCCGATCACGGTCTGGTCTGCCACGCCATCTCCAATCACCTCGTCGGGCAGGCGGTGTGCGACCTGGTGGACGAGCGTCACCGCGAGATCGTGCCCGGGCACGTGTGGGGTGACGGCGATCCCGAGGGCGTGCGGCAACGCGCCGCAGAGGAAATGATGGATACCGCCCGCGCCGCCCAGAAACTCGGCGTTGGGGTGGTGAACGGCTTTACCGGCTCGTCCATCTGGCACGCCACCTACGCCTTTCCGCCCACCTCACAAACCTACTGGGACGCCGGTTTTCAGGACTTTGCCCGGCGCTGGACGCCCATCCTCGATGTGTTTGCAGAAGTTGGCGTGAATTTCGCGCTGGAGGTCCACCCCACCGAGATCGCTTTCGATCTCGCCACGTCCGCGCGGGCACTGGAGGCCGTGAACCGTCACCCGCGCTTCGGCTTCAACTATGACCCCAGCCACCTCGCGTATCAGGGGGTGGACTACGTGAAGTTCATCCGGACCTTCGGAGAACGCATTTTTCACGCCCACATGAAGGACGTGTGGTGGGGGCACGGCAACGGGGATGTGGGCGTGTTTGGCGGGCACACCACCTTCGGCGATCCGAGGCGCTTCTGGGACTTCCGCAGCGTGGGGCGCGGGGACGTGAACTTTGAAGAGGTCATCGTGGCCCTCAACGACGCGGGCTACCGGGGCCCACTGAGCGTGGAGTGGGAGGACGCCCGCATGGACCGGATCCACGGCGCGACGGAAAGCGCCGCCTTCGTACGCCGCCTGGACTTCGAACCCCCCGCCACCGCCTTCGACGCGGCCTTTGCCCGCACCGAGGAGACCAAGTGA
- a CDS encoding ABC transporter substrate-binding protein: MRLTRLLTVSALLTVSTALAQTKTVIGVSIPAADHGWTAGVVYHANEAKKAVEKMYPGAQVIVKTAKDANEQANQIQDMVTVNKINTLVILPQESAPLTAPVAAVKRQGVYTVVVDRGLTNAAAQDAYVAGDNKGFGKVSAQFLGKQLGGKGNVVVLRGIPTVVDNQRVDAFEAAMKAGYPGVRILDKKFGNWNRDDAFKVMQDYLTRFPKIDAVWAADDDMAVGVLKAIQQAGRKDIRVVLGGAGMKEMIKKVMDGSDKLITADVTYPPSMIADAIMLAAKNRTAGKALPKSTIIPSVLVTKGNASKFYFPNSPF, translated from the coding sequence ATGCGCCTGACCCGACTGCTGACCGTTTCGGCCCTGCTGACCGTTTCCACCGCCCTCGCCCAGACCAAGACCGTGATCGGCGTGTCCATCCCCGCTGCTGATCACGGCTGGACCGCGGGTGTGGTTTACCACGCCAACGAAGCGAAAAAGGCTGTGGAAAAGATGTATCCCGGTGCGCAGGTCATCGTGAAGACCGCCAAGGACGCCAACGAGCAGGCCAACCAGATTCAGGACATGGTTACGGTCAACAAGATCAATACGTTGGTGATCCTGCCGCAGGAGAGCGCGCCGCTGACGGCCCCCGTCGCAGCGGTCAAGCGCCAGGGCGTCTACACAGTGGTGGTGGACCGGGGCCTGACGAATGCGGCGGCCCAGGACGCCTACGTGGCGGGGGATAACAAGGGCTTCGGCAAGGTGTCGGCTCAGTTCCTGGGCAAGCAGCTGGGCGGCAAGGGCAACGTGGTGGTGCTGCGCGGCATTCCCACCGTGGTGGACAACCAGCGCGTGGACGCCTTCGAGGCCGCCATGAAGGCCGGATACCCGGGCGTCAGGATTCTGGACAAGAAGTTCGGCAACTGGAACCGCGACGACGCCTTCAAGGTCATGCAGGACTACCTGACCCGCTTTCCCAAGATCGACGCCGTGTGGGCCGCCGACGACGACATGGCGGTCGGCGTCCTGAAGGCCATCCAACAGGCCGGGCGCAAGGACATCCGCGTGGTGCTGGGCGGCGCAGGCATGAAGGAAATGATCAAAAAGGTGATGGACGGCTCGGACAAGTTGATCACCGCCGACGTGACCTACCCACCGTCCATGATCGCCGACGCCATCATGCTCGCCGCCAAGAACCGCACAGCGGGCAAGGCGCTCCCCAAGAGCACCATCATCCCCAGCGTCCTCGTGACCAAGGGCAACGCCAGCAAGTTCTACTTCCCCAACTCGCCTTTCTGA
- a CDS encoding ABC transporter permease produces MSNPAAESGASPSPPLLARLGSLGPLLGLVLLMALATALNSSFLTPANLANVATSAAFIGIIAVGATFVIISGGIDLSVGSLAALTAGSVILIMNTVSKTLGTGWTTVLVGIVAALVIGALAGLAHGTLISRGRIEPFIVTLGTLGIFRAVLTYLSQGGSISLDLAVADTFGPVYYGHVLGVPVPVLVFALVALLGGLILNRTRYGRYVQAIGSSEQVARYAAIDVSRVKVQTYVLQGLCVAIATILYVPRLGSASPSTGLLWELEAIAAVIIGGTALKGGSGRIWGTVVGALLLMTITNMLNLTNIISVYLNAAVQGIVIILVAFFQRGKR; encoded by the coding sequence ATGTCTAACCCCGCCGCCGAATCGGGCGCGTCCCCCTCCCCTCCCCTGCTCGCCCGGCTGGGCAGCCTGGGACCACTGCTGGGGCTGGTCCTGCTGATGGCCCTGGCGACGGCCCTCAACTCCAGCTTTCTCACGCCTGCCAACCTCGCCAACGTTGCGACGAGCGCCGCCTTTATCGGCATCATCGCGGTCGGCGCGACGTTCGTGATCATCTCCGGCGGCATTGACCTCAGCGTCGGCTCGCTGGCAGCCCTGACGGCGGGCTCGGTCATCCTGATCATGAATACGGTCTCGAAAACGCTGGGGACGGGATGGACCACGGTCCTCGTGGGTATCGTCGCCGCCCTCGTTATCGGAGCGCTCGCGGGGCTGGCGCACGGCACGCTGATCTCGCGGGGGCGCATTGAACCCTTCATCGTCACGCTGGGCACGCTGGGCATCTTCCGCGCGGTGCTGACCTACCTCTCGCAGGGAGGGTCCATCAGCCTCGACCTCGCCGTGGCTGACACGTTTGGGCCGGTCTACTATGGCCACGTTCTCGGCGTGCCGGTCCCGGTGCTCGTGTTTGCCCTTGTGGCGCTGCTGGGCGGACTGATCCTCAACCGCACCCGCTATGGGCGCTACGTGCAGGCCATCGGCTCCAGCGAGCAGGTCGCGCGCTACGCCGCCATTGACGTTTCGCGGGTCAAGGTGCAGACCTACGTGCTCCAGGGCCTATGCGTGGCCATCGCCACCATCTTGTACGTGCCGCGCCTGGGCTCAGCCTCGCCGTCCACGGGGCTGCTGTGGGAACTGGAGGCCATCGCCGCCGTCATCATCGGGGGTACAGCCCTCAAGGGCGGCAGCGGGCGCATCTGGGGCACGGTGGTTGGGGCGCTGCTGCTGATGACCATTACAAACATGCTCAACCTCACCAACATCATCAGCGTGTATCTCAACGCCGCCGTGCAGGGCATCGTGATTATCCTCGTCGCTTTTTTCCAGCGGGGCAAGCGGTAA
- a CDS encoding sugar ABC transporter ATP-binding protein produces MTGGVGAVPRAAFRGVSKRFGPVDVLRDVSFEIAPGEVHALLGENGAGKSTLMKVLSGHHAPTSGQVEVDGAPVQLRSVRDAEALGIVLIHQEFNLAEDLTVSQNVFLGHEVGGFLLNDAEMNRSAAAALALVDVQLDPRTRVRDLSVGQKQLVEIARALSRQARLLIMDEPTAALTLGETRVLLDLVARLRSEGVTVLYISHKLDEVERIADRVTVLRDGRFVATRPREGLTPRAMASLMVGRELEDMFPARGAPSGEVALAVRGLTVPGWAQNLSFAVRRGEVLGFAGLVGAGRTEALEGLLGLRRRTVERVERDGKPVTIRDAGDAARHRLVYLSEDRKGKGLLVDAGLRQNLTLMTLSRYARPLLDVGAERRALARAVDEYGIRTGRLDVAANALSGGNQQKLALAKILETEPEVIVLDEPTRGVDVGAKREIYHLIHRLADTGKAVVVISSELPELLGLCHRLLVMRAGRIVGELTGERMNEHEVIEYATGLKDDGAAPQGEGVTAHV; encoded by the coding sequence GTGACGGGCGGGGTAGGTGCCGTTCCCCGCGCCGCCTTTCGCGGTGTGTCCAAGCGCTTCGGTCCGGTGGACGTGCTGCGGGACGTGTCGTTCGAGATCGCTCCCGGCGAGGTTCACGCGCTGCTGGGCGAGAACGGCGCGGGCAAAAGCACGCTGATGAAGGTGCTCTCGGGCCACCACGCGCCCACCTCCGGGCAGGTGGAAGTGGACGGCGCGCCCGTGCAACTCCGCTCGGTGCGCGACGCCGAGGCGCTCGGCATCGTCCTGATTCACCAGGAATTCAATCTGGCCGAGGACCTGACCGTCTCGCAGAACGTCTTCCTGGGGCACGAGGTGGGCGGCTTTCTGCTGAACGACGCCGAGATGAACCGCAGCGCCGCCGCTGCCCTGGCCCTGGTGGACGTGCAGCTGGACCCGCGCACCCGCGTGCGGGACCTGAGCGTGGGGCAAAAGCAGCTCGTGGAAATTGCGCGGGCGCTGTCCCGCCAGGCGCGGCTGCTCATTATGGACGAGCCGACGGCAGCCCTGACGCTGGGCGAAACGCGGGTGCTGCTGGACCTCGTGGCCCGGCTGCGCTCCGAAGGCGTGACGGTGCTGTACATCAGCCACAAGCTCGACGAGGTGGAGCGCATCGCGGACCGGGTGACGGTGCTGCGCGACGGGCGTTTCGTCGCCACGCGGCCCAGAGAGGGCCTGACGCCGCGCGCCATGGCGAGCCTGATGGTGGGACGTGAACTGGAGGACATGTTTCCAGCGCGGGGTGCGCCCTCCGGTGAGGTGGCGCTCGCCGTGCGGGGGCTTACCGTGCCCGGCTGGGCGCAGAACCTCTCCTTCGCGGTGCGCCGGGGCGAGGTGCTGGGCTTCGCCGGCCTCGTCGGCGCGGGCCGGACCGAGGCGCTCGAGGGACTCCTGGGCCTGCGCCGCCGCACCGTAGAGCGCGTGGAGCGGGACGGAAAGCCCGTGACCATCCGCGACGCGGGAGACGCGGCCCGTCACCGCCTGGTCTACCTGTCTGAAGACCGCAAGGGCAAGGGCCTGCTGGTGGACGCGGGGCTGCGCCAGAACCTGACGCTGATGACCTTATCGCGCTACGCCCGGCCACTGCTCGACGTGGGGGCTGAACGCCGGGCGCTGGCGCGGGCCGTGGACGAGTACGGCATCCGCACCGGGCGGCTGGATGTGGCGGCGAACGCGCTCTCGGGCGGCAACCAGCAGAAGCTCGCCCTCGCCAAGATTCTGGAAACCGAGCCCGAGGTCATCGTGCTGGACGAGCCCACACGTGGCGTGGACGTGGGCGCCAAGCGCGAGATCTACCACCTCATTCACCGCCTGGCCGATACAGGCAAGGCCGTGGTCGTCATTTCCAGCGAGCTGCCCGAGCTGCTGGGCCTGTGCCACCGCCTGCTGGTGATGCGGGCGGGCCGGATCGTCGGGGAACTCACGGGGGAGCGCATGAACGAACACGAGGTCATCGAGTACGCCACGGGCCTGAAAGACGACGGGGCCGCGCCTCAAGGAGAAGGGGTGACCGCGCATGTCTAA